A genomic window from Chrysoperla carnea chromosome 3, inChrCarn1.1, whole genome shotgun sequence includes:
- the LOC123296268 gene encoding uncharacterized protein LOC123296268, translating to MAHLSRYDKIGDARSRYYNVNGANLKTMQFSWKNFHVMSFILITQTILNNGSPIKDTSDIDEADVKKVSSRKPKAINLYDFLSQGGLNGPIVDPSDYYSYDDTDNEVLSRANGPGYSNNPRRHINSPIYYIRLPPAPYMYVSGLGYVSHPPSVSPLGPTTNSFINLPISFVSNGKPSNVYQWSEGYRPPSMVKPTTTTTSTTTTPKPYLYAPKPDSTIHRLPGQYVFNGKPQDNIVVLRDSYNSLYADALQNFYP from the exons atGGCACACCTCTCACGGTACGATAAGATAGGCGATGCTAGATCTAGGTACTATAATGTCAATGGTGCAAATCTAAAAACG aTGCAGTTTTCCtggaaaaattttcatgtaatgTCTTTCATATTAATTACACAAACAATCCTCAATAATGGATCACCAATTAAAGATACTTCAGACATAGACGAAGCAGATGTAAAAAAAGTATCCAGTAGAAAACCAAAAGccataaatttatatgattttttatcgCAAGGTGGATTAAATGGTCCAATTGTAGATCCATCCGATTACTATAGTTACGATGACACCGACAATGAAGTTTTAAGTCGTGCCAACGGTCCTGGTTACTCGAATAATCCACGACGTCATATTAACTCCCCAATTTATTACATCCGTTTACCCCCAGCACCATATATGTACGTTTCTGGTTTGGGTTATGTATCTCATCCACCATCGGTATCTCCACTAGGTCCAACAACGAATTCTTTCATAAATTTACCTATAAGTTTTGTTTCAAATGGTAAACCATCAAATGTGTACCAATGGTCCGAAGGATATCGACCACCATCAATGGTCAAGCCTACAACAACGACTACATCTACAACAACCACACCAAAACCGTATCTTTATGCACCAAAACCCGATTCAACAATACATCGTTTACCGGGACAATATGTATTTAATGGGAAGCCACAGGATAATATTGTTGTGTTACGGGACTCGTATAATTCATTATATGCGGATGCGTTACAAAATTTCTATCCTTAA